Genomic DNA from Streptosporangiales bacterium:
CATCGGCCCGGAGGCGTTCATCTTCACCGCGGTCATGCCTGCGTCGACCTGGGCCTGTGCGGCGTCCGCCAGCTCGCTCGGGTCGTCGCCGCCGATCCACGCGTAGACGCGCACCCGGTCGCGCACCGGCCCGCCCAGGAGCGCGTGTACGGGGGCGTCGTAGAACTTGCCCGCGATGTCCCACAGCGCCTGGTCGATGCCCGCGACGGCGCTGGAGAGCACGGGTCCGCCGCGGTAGAAGCCGGCCTTGGTGAGCACCTGCCAGTTGTCCTCGATCCGCAGCGGATCGCGGCCGACCAGGTAGTCGGCGAGCTCGTGGACGGCCGCTCGTACGGTGTCCGCGCGGCCCTCGACGACCGGTTCGCCCCAGCCGACGATCCCCTCGTCGGTCTGCAGCCGGCAGAACAGCCAGCGCGGCGGCACCTGGAAGGTCTCGACCTGGGTGATCTTCATGCCTGGCTGCCTTTGTCGGTGAGCGCGTCGACGTCGCGGCGCGCCTGCTCGAGCAGCGCGCGCATCGCACGCTCGGCGGCGTCGCCGTCGCCGGCGGCGACCGCGTTGAACACGGCCCGGTGCGCGGGTTCGGCGTCGGCCCAGGTCTCCTGGCCGTGTGCGAGCAGGTCCCTGGTACGTAGCCCGGTCTCGATCACGATCTCCATCTGGCAGAGCAGCTCGTTGTGCGTGGCGAACAGCAGGGCGCGGTGGAACCGGACGTCGGCCGCCACGACCTCCTGGGCCGTCGCGCCCGCGCGGGCGGAGAGCTCCAGGCTGTCGGCGAGCTCGGCGAGGTCGGCGTCGGTGCGCCGCTGGGCGGCCAGGCGTGCGGCCGCAGGCTCGACGATGCCGCGCACCTCGGCGAGGTTGTCGAGGAACCCGGTGCCGCGCTGCTGCTCCAGCTGCCAGCGCAGCACGTCGGGGTCGAGCAGGCTCCAGGCGTCCCGCGGCCGGACGAAGGTGCCGCGCTTCGGCCGGGCGTCCACCAGCCCCTTGGCGGCGAGCACGCGCAACGCCTCCCTGATGACCGTGCGGCTGACGGCGAACTCCTGCTCGAGCGCGTCCACGGCCAGCACGGCGCCCGGACCGAGGTCGCCGGCGAGGATCCGCCGGCCGATCTCGTTGACCGTCTGGCCGTGCATGCCGCGCTGCGGGTAGCTGCTCATGCGGCCCGTCGCAATCGGTCCATCACCCGTCCAATCTTGCTCCACCCTTGCCCAATCAAGTTATCATCTCATAATTTTGTAGTACTAATTCTTCGGCGAAAGGTGGCCCGTGATGTCAGGCTCAGCGCTGAGCCGCCGGGGACTCCTGTCCGGCGCGGCCGCACTCGGTGGTGCGACCCTCCTCGGTGGTTGCATCAGCGGGGGGAACAACTCGTCCGACGCGAGCGGCAAGCTCGTACTCCAGGTGTCGCAAGGCGACCCGAAACCCGCGAAGGCGCTCGCCGACGTCGTCGCGAAGTACTCGAAGCACGAGGTCACGGTCAACCGGGTGGCGACCGAGTCGTTCCGCGCCCAGCT
This window encodes:
- a CDS encoding FCD domain-containing protein — its product is MSSYPQRGMHGQTVNEIGRRILAGDLGPGAVLAVDALEQEFAVSRTVIREALRVLAAKGLVDARPKRGTFVRPRDAWSLLDPDVLRWQLEQQRGTGFLDNLAEVRGIVEPAAARLAAQRRTDADLAELADSLELSARAGATAQEVVAADVRFHRALLFATHNELLCQMEIVIETGLRTRDLLAHGQETWADAEPAHRAVFNAVAAGDGDAAERAMRALLEQARRDVDALTDKGSQA